A window of Clavibacter michiganensis contains these coding sequences:
- the mca gene encoding mycothiol conjugate amidase Mca, which translates to MAVHAHPDDESSKGAATYAHYTRQGAEVMVVSCTGGEAGDILNEGLAERAMAERDLPGLRRIEMARAQAVMGVQHRWLGYVDSGMAREDGSLPPASFASIPVEVSAEPLIRLVREFRPHVLVAYDENGGYPHPDHIQAHVVAMEAWRESGVAGSYPDAGEPWEISKLYFDRIFNGAKLRAVREHLVAGDAAPEMLEAVDEMLGWMGDRPDLATTHVHVADHFEARDRALLSHASQVAPDSSFFRWPRDLQQRAWPFEDFQLVESRVPAPDEEHDLFAGIVDDEQAAVA; encoded by the coding sequence ATGGCCGTGCACGCCCACCCCGACGACGAGTCCAGCAAGGGCGCGGCGACGTACGCCCACTACACGCGCCAGGGCGCCGAGGTCATGGTCGTCAGCTGCACGGGCGGCGAGGCCGGCGACATCCTCAACGAGGGCCTCGCCGAGCGCGCGATGGCCGAGCGCGACCTGCCGGGCCTCCGCCGCATCGAGATGGCGCGCGCGCAGGCCGTCATGGGCGTGCAGCACCGCTGGCTCGGCTACGTCGACTCCGGCATGGCGCGCGAGGACGGCTCCCTGCCGCCCGCGTCGTTCGCGAGCATCCCGGTGGAGGTCTCGGCCGAGCCGCTCATCCGACTGGTGCGCGAGTTCCGCCCGCATGTGCTCGTGGCGTACGACGAGAACGGCGGCTACCCGCATCCCGACCACATCCAGGCGCACGTGGTCGCGATGGAGGCGTGGCGCGAGTCCGGCGTCGCGGGCTCCTACCCCGACGCGGGCGAGCCGTGGGAGATCTCCAAGCTCTACTTCGACCGGATCTTCAACGGCGCCAAGCTCCGCGCCGTGCGCGAGCACCTGGTCGCCGGCGACGCCGCTCCGGAGATGCTCGAGGCCGTCGACGAGATGCTCGGCTGGATGGGCGACCGTCCCGACCTCGCGACGACGCACGTGCACGTCGCCGACCACTTCGAGGCCCGCGACCGTGCCCTGCTCTCGCACGCGAGCCAGGTGGCGCCCGACAGCTCGTTCTTCCGCTGGCCGCGCGACCTGCAGCAGCGGGCCTGGCCGTTCGAGGACTTCCAGCTCGTGGAGTCGCGCGTCCCCGCGCCCGACGAGGAGCACGACCTCTTCGCCGGAATCGTCGACGACGAGCAGGCGGCCGTCGCGTGA
- a CDS encoding carbohydrate ABC transporter permease, protein MTHAPAPARVAPPPGEVSSTIPEVATRPAAAPRPRRRRPGRLRDGLLFLAFVGPNVLLLAVFTYKPLLESFYYSTLQWNIGSSVAREVGLANYVAWFQDPQTPTVIRVTLIFTGVTVVGSMVLGLGVAVLLNRRIRLRGPVRTIIVAPYVLSGVAVGFLWLYVFDPNFGLISAGLQFVGLPSPDWYSDPGAALAMVTTVQVWRDLGYCALIYLAGLQAVPKDLLDAAALDGAGRVRTFLRVVLPLLSPTTFFLSVTTLLSSLQTFDLISAMTKGGPLQGTTTMMYQIYHEGFVAGRAGYSSAVATILFLVLLVVTLVQLVIVQRKVHYS, encoded by the coding sequence ATGACGCACGCCCCCGCGCCCGCCCGGGTCGCGCCACCGCCCGGAGAGGTGTCCTCGACGATCCCCGAGGTCGCCACGCGCCCCGCCGCCGCGCCGCGCCCGCGCCGTCGTCGCCCGGGCCGACTGCGCGACGGCCTGCTGTTCCTCGCCTTCGTCGGCCCGAACGTGCTGCTGCTCGCGGTCTTCACCTACAAGCCCCTGCTCGAGTCCTTCTACTACTCGACGCTGCAGTGGAACATCGGCTCCTCGGTGGCCCGCGAGGTCGGCCTCGCCAACTACGTCGCCTGGTTCCAGGACCCGCAGACGCCCACCGTCATACGGGTCACGCTGATCTTCACCGGCGTGACGGTGGTCGGCTCGATGGTGCTGGGGCTCGGCGTCGCGGTGCTGCTCAACAGGAGGATCCGGCTGCGCGGGCCCGTGCGCACCATCATCGTCGCGCCGTACGTGCTCTCCGGCGTGGCCGTCGGCTTCCTCTGGCTCTACGTCTTCGACCCGAACTTCGGCCTGATCTCGGCGGGCCTCCAGTTCGTCGGGCTCCCGTCGCCCGACTGGTACAGCGACCCGGGCGCCGCCCTCGCCATGGTCACCACCGTGCAGGTGTGGCGCGACCTCGGCTACTGCGCCCTCATCTACCTCGCGGGCCTCCAGGCGGTGCCGAAGGACCTGCTCGACGCTGCCGCCCTCGACGGCGCGGGTCGCGTCCGCACGTTCCTCCGCGTGGTGCTGCCGCTGCTCAGCCCGACCACGTTCTTCCTCAGCGTGACCACCCTGCTGAGCTCGCTGCAGACCTTCGACCTCATCAGCGCCATGACCAAGGGCGGGCCGCTGCAGGGGACCACCACGATGATGTACCAGATCTACCACGAGGGCTTCGTGGCCGGACGGGCCGGCTACTCGTCCGCCGTCGCCACGATCCTCTTCCTCGTGCTGCTCGTCGTCACGCTCGTCCAGCTCGTGATCGTCCAGCGGAAGGTGCACTACTCGTGA